In Prunus dulcis chromosome 1, ALMONDv2, whole genome shotgun sequence, the following are encoded in one genomic region:
- the LOC117634062 gene encoding putative dihydroflavonol 4-reductase, whose translation MKILLTGASGYLGGRLCHELLKQGYSVRALVRPTSDLSSLPPPSPTGNGGLELVHGDVTDYNSLLSAFSGCDVVFHAAAVVEPWLPDPSKFFSVNVGGLKSVLRAVRETKTVQKVIYTSSFFALGPTDGHVANEAQIHHEKFFCTEYEKSKAAADKIALQAAQQEELPLVLLYPGVIYGPGKLTAGNVVARMIVERFNGRLPGYIGSGNDRYSFSHVDDVVEGHIRAMEKGRTGERYLLTGENASFKHVFDVAAVITQTQRPKFGIPLWLIEVYGWASVLFSRITGKLPLISPPTVYVLRHQWAYSCDKAKQELDYSPRGLKEGLGEVLPWLKNLGLIKY comes from the exons ATGAAGATACTGTTGACCGGCGCCTCCGGCTACCTAGGAGGCAGATTGTGCCACGAGCTGCTGAAACAAGGCTATTCTGTTCGCGCCTTGGTCCGCCCAACCAGCGACCTCTCCTCCCTGCCTCCACCGTCACCAACCGGTAACGGTGGCCTCGAACTCGTCCACGGCGACGTCACCGACTACAACTCCCTCCTCTCCGCCTTCTCCGGCTGCGACGTCGTTTTCCACGCAGCCGCCGTGGTTGAGCCCTGGCTTCCCGACCCCTCCAAGTTCTTCTCC GTCAACGTCGGGGGTTTGAAGAGCGTGCTGCGAGCGGTTCGAGAGACGAAGACCGTACAGAAGGTCATCTACACGTCGTCGTTTTTCGCGCTCGGACCGACCGATGGCCACGTCGCCAACGAGGCTCAGATCCATCACGAGAAGTTCTTCTGTACGGAGTACGAGAAATCGAAAGCTGCCGCCGATAAAATCGCGCTACAGGCCGCGCAGCAAGAGGAGCTGCCGTTGGTGCTGCTTTATCCCGGAGTAATCTACGGGCCCGGAAAGCTCACCGCTGGAAACGTCGTCGCTCGGATGATCGTCGAGCGGTTCAACGGCCGATTGCCTGGATATATAGGGTCCGGTAACGATAGGTATTCGTTTAGCCATGTCGATGATGTTGTGGAGGGCCATATCAGAGCTATGGAAAAAGGTCGAACAGGGGAGAGGTATCTGCTAACAGGTGAAAACGCATCGTTTAAGCACGTTTTCGATGTAGCAGCTGTGATCACTCAGACGCAGAGGCCTAAATTTGGGATCCCATTGTGGTTGATTGAGGTGTACGGGTGGGCGTCTGTTCTTTTCTCTCGAATTACAGGGAAGCTTCCTCTGATTAGTCCTCCG ACTGTTTATGTTTTGAGACATCAATGGGCATATTCATGTGACAAGGCCAAGCAGGAGCTGGATTATAGTCCCAGAGGATTGAAAGAAGGATTGGGGGAGGTGTTGCCTTGGCTCAAGAACTTGGGCTTGATCAAATATTGA
- the LOC117616833 gene encoding B3 domain-containing protein At5g42700-like isoform X2, whose translation MVAANLSYEESRRQRMEENKKRMEALNLPQLAQALKAPSFPKPSPMKRAKPRTVEKQMVVVRRSSRVANLPTPVYKEVVVDRVMIPRKSYSSRHRDLSNRVYASDEARAEAMERAENLESGLGSDHPIFVKTMLPSHVSGGFWLGLQVQFCKEHFPKGDEVMTLIDEDGDEYPTIYLARKTGLSGGWKGFAVAHDLVDGDALVFQLIRRTAFKVYILRVGRPEDGNKL comes from the exons ATGGTGGCCGCCAATTTATCATACGAGGAGTCTCGACGGCAGAGGATGGAGGAAAACAAGAAGAGAATGGAGGCACTGAATCTGCCCCAGCTTGCTCAGGCTCTAAAAGCCCCATCCTTTCCTAAACCCTCTCCT ATGAAGCGAGCAAAGCCCCGGACAGTCGAGAAGCAGATGGTTGTGGTGAGGAGGTCCTCTCGCGTCGCAAACCTGCCTACCCCTGTTTACAAAGAA GTTGTTGTTGATCGAGTGATGATACCCAGAAAGTCTTACTCTAGTAGGCACAGGGATTTGTCGAACCGGGTATATGCTTCGGATGAAGCCAGAGCTGAAGCCATGGAGAGAGCTGAGAATTTAGAGTCTGGTTTGGGATCTGATCACCCGATCTTTGTAAAAACAATGCTCCCATCTCATGTTTCTGGTGGATTCTGGCTG GGTCTTCAAGTCCAGTTCTGCAAGGAGCACTTCCCAAAGGGCGATGAAGTTATGACATTGATAGATGAAGATGGCGACGAGTACCCGACTATATACTTGGCCAGGAAGACAGGACTCAGTGGTGGATGGAAGGGATTTGCAGTTGCTCATGATTTGGTTGATGGGGATGCATTGGTTTTTCAGTTGATTCGCCGTACAGCATTCAAG GTGTACATTTTAAGGGTGGGAAGGCCCGAAGATGGCAACAAGCTTTAA
- the LOC117616833 gene encoding B3 domain-containing protein At3g19184-like isoform X4 gives MVAANLSYEESRRQRMEENKKRMEALNLPQLAQALKAPSFPKPSPMKRAKPRTVEKQMVVVRRSSRVANLPTPVYKEIAVDPLRMPRRHSTSKHRDFSNRVYASDEARAEATERAEELESGLGSDHPTFVKPMLQSHVTGGFWLGLPIHFCNKNLPKRDESVILVDEDGDEYQIVYLANKRGLSGGWRGFAIAHELVDGDALVFQLIRPKTFKVYIIRVERT, from the exons ATGGTGGCCGCCAATTTATCATACGAGGAGTCTCGACGGCAGAGGATGGAGGAAAACAAGAAGAGAATGGAGGCACTGAATCTGCCCCAGCTTGCTCAGGCTCTAAAAGCCCCATCCTTTCCTAAACCCTCTCCT ATGAAGCGAGCAAAGCCCCGGACAGTCGAGAAGCAGATGGTTGTGGTGAGGAGGTCCTCTCGCGTCGCAAACCTGCCTACCCCTGTTTACAAAGAA ATTGCTGTGGATCCATTGAGGATGCCCAGAAGGCATTCTACTTCCAAGCATAGGGATTTTTCGAACCGGGTATATGCTTCAGATGAAGCAAGAGCTGAGGCGACAGAGAGAGCCGAGGAATTAGAGTCGGGTTTGGGATCCGATCACCCGACCTTTGTGAAACCCATGCTCCAATCACATGTCACTGGTGGATTCTGGCTG GGTCTTCCAATCCATTTCTGCAACAAGAACCTCCCAAAGCGCGATGAATCTGTGATATTGGTAGATGAAGATGGCGACGAGTACCAGATTGTATACTTGGCCAATAAACGAGGACTCAGTGGTGGGTGGAGAGGGTTTGCAATTGCTCATGAATTGGTGGATGGGGATGCATTGGTTTTTCAACTAATCCGGCCTAAAACATTCAAG GTGTACATTATAAGGGTGGAAAGAACTTAA
- the LOC117616833 gene encoding B3 domain-containing protein At5g42700-like isoform X3 — protein sequence MVAANLSYEESRRQRMEENKKRMEALNLPQLAQALKAPSFPKPSPMKRAKPRTVEKQMVVVRRSSRVANLPTPVYKEIAVDPLRMPRRHSTSKHRDFSNRVYASDEARAEATERAEELESGLGSDHPTFVKPMLQSHVTGGFWLGLQVQFCKEHFPKGDEVMTLIDEDGDEYPTIYLARKTGLSGGWKGFAVAHDLVDGDALVFQLIRRTAFKVYILRVGRPEDGNKL from the exons ATGGTGGCCGCCAATTTATCATACGAGGAGTCTCGACGGCAGAGGATGGAGGAAAACAAGAAGAGAATGGAGGCACTGAATCTGCCCCAGCTTGCTCAGGCTCTAAAAGCCCCATCCTTTCCTAAACCCTCTCCT ATGAAGCGAGCAAAGCCCCGGACAGTCGAGAAGCAGATGGTTGTGGTGAGGAGGTCCTCTCGCGTCGCAAACCTGCCTACCCCTGTTTACAAAGAA ATTGCTGTGGATCCATTGAGGATGCCCAGAAGGCATTCTACTTCCAAGCATAGGGATTTTTCGAACCGGGTATATGCTTCAGATGAAGCAAGAGCTGAGGCGACAGAGAGAGCCGAGGAATTAGAGTCGGGTTTGGGATCCGATCACCCGACCTTTGTGAAACCCATGCTCCAATCACATGTCACTGGTGGATTCTGGCTG GGTCTTCAAGTCCAGTTCTGCAAGGAGCACTTCCCAAAGGGCGATGAAGTTATGACATTGATAGATGAAGATGGCGACGAGTACCCGACTATATACTTGGCCAGGAAGACAGGACTCAGTGGTGGATGGAAGGGATTTGCAGTTGCTCATGATTTGGTTGATGGGGATGCATTGGTTTTTCAGTTGATTCGCCGTACAGCATTCAAG GTGTACATTTTAAGGGTGGGAAGGCCCGAAGATGGCAACAAGCTTTAA
- the LOC117634053 gene encoding uncharacterized protein LOC117634053 yields MWGFGGRYYWGRKKRSDEIEGIVVVFAWMSSQERHLKSYVELYSSIGWNTLVCHAQFLNMFFPEKATTLATDILNELLEELKIKPCPVVFASFSGGPKACMFKVIQIIEGTCEAKLNLDDCRLVRDCISGHIYDSSPVDFTSDLGTKFVLHPNVLNISHPPRFASWMANGVASGLDALFLNRFESHRAEYWQTLYSTVGMQAPYLILCSENDDLAPFQVIYNFSQRLRELGADVKLVKWNGSPHVGHYRHYPIDYKAAVTELLGKAAGVYSQRIRRLEGETSGMQAAQDEIIDNEPMSSLRKAAGGSNGFRGVTLASSDHFFTPGSMEYDGGRDVGSMQDERKEGLIHLPNPPTPTMNVHGVLGQILFDICVPKTVEDWDIKSSSGSLNGNRRSLASRRRHAPFNPIKCIRRSRL; encoded by the exons ATGTGGGGATTTGGGGGTAGGTATTATTggggaagaaagaagaggagtGATGAAATTGAAGGGATAGTGGTGGTGTTTGCATGGATGTCGAGCCAAGAGCGGCACTTGAAGAGCTATGTGGAGCTTTACTCGTCTATTGGTTGGAACACACTCGTCTGCCACGCCCAATTTCTCAATAT GTTCTTTCCTGAGAAGGCTACAACTTTAGCGACTGATATTCTGAATGAACTTCTTGAG GAGTTGAAGATTAAGCCTTGCCCCGTGGTCTTTGCCTCTTTTTCTGGTGGTCCAAAAGCCTGTATGTTCAAAGTTATTCAG ATAATTGAGGGAACTTGTGAAGCAAAACTGAATCTG GATGATTGTCGACTGGTTAGGGACTGTATTTCTGGCCACATCTATGATTCCAGTCCAGTGGACTTTACTAGTGATCTGGGTACTAAATTTGTTCTTCACCCAAATGTCCTGAACATATCCCATCCACCGAGATTCGCATCCTGGATGGCGAATGGCGTTGCTTCTGGCCTTGATGCCCTCTTCCTCAACCGGTTTGAGTCACACCGTGCCGAGTATTGGCAGACTCTCTACTCCACTGTT GGCATGCAGGCCCCATATCTAATCTTATGCTCAGAGAACGACGATCTCGCTCCATTTCaagttatatataatttttctcAACGCTTACGAGAACTTGGGGCTGATGTTAAACTAGTAAAATGGAATGGCTCTCCTCACGTAG GCCATTACAGGCATTATCCAATTGATTACAAGGCTGCTGTAACTGAGCTCCTTGGGAAAGCAGCTGGAGTTTATTCTCAAAGAATTCGACGACTGGAAGGAGAAACATCGGGTATGCAGGCAGCACAAGATGAGATCATTGACAATGAACCGATGAGTAGTCTCAGAAAAGCTGCTGGTGGCTCAAATGGGTTTCGAGGAGTCACTCTGGCATCCAGTGATCACTTCTTCACGCCTGGTTCAATGGAGTATGATGGAGGCAGAGATGTTGGGTCCATGCAAGACGAGCGCAAGGAAGGTTTGATTCACCTGCCCAACCCGCCAACGCCAACCATGAATGTCCACGGTGTCCTCGGTCAGATCCTTTTTGACATCTGTGTTCCGAAAACTGTTGAGGATTGGGATATAAAATCATCGTCGGGCTCTTTGAATGGGAACCGCCGTTCACTGGCTTCAAGAAGGCGGCATGCCCCTTTTAATCCAATCAAGTGCATACGTCGGTCAAGATTATAG
- the LOC117614531 gene encoding origin of replication complex subunit 2: MEMNDGDNEEFGLSRNYFLAKELRGSGKRSHSKLSDIDVVDEQELIAAVSKIEPKHEKEVKELMNSYKSSYPEWAFELRCGLGLLMYGFGSKKALLEDFASTSLTEYSVVVVNGYLPGINIKQVVAALAELLWDQLKSKRKNPGSSSKVQQPFSSRSMDDLLAFLDEERKNECFVCVVIHNIDGPGLRDSETQQVLARVASCSHIRMVASIDHVNAPLLWDKKMVHTQFNWCWHHVPTFAPYKIEGMLIPLILAHGNTTQSAKSATIVLQSLTSNAQSVFKVLAEYQLSHSNEEGMPVDNLYASCRERFLVSSQLTLNSHLTEFKDHELVKTKRNSDGQDCLHIPLTNEALEKLIAELSQ, from the exons ATGGAGATGAACGATGGCGATAACGAAGAGTTTGGGTTGTCCAGAAATTACTTTCTGGCAAAGGAGCTCCGTGGCTCCGGCAAGAGATCTCATTCTAAGCTCTCTGATATTGACGTCGTTGACGAACAG GAACTGATTGCAGCAGTATCTAAAATCGAACCAAAACATGAGAAAGAGGTCAAGGAATTGATGAACAGTTATAAAAGTTCGTACCCTGAATGGGCTTTTGAGCTAAG ATGTGGTCTTGGCCTTCTTATGTATGGATTTGGATCGAAGAAGGCCTTGCTTGAAGATTTTGCTTCAACATCATTGACCGAGTATTCTGTGGTTGTTGTCAATGGATATCTTCCAggaataaatataaaacag GTTGTGGCAGCCTTAGCTGAACTTCTGTGGGATCAACTGaaatccaaaagaaagaatccTGGGAGCTCTTCCAAAGTTCAACAGCCATTTAGTTCTAGATCCATGGATGATCTTCTTGCATTTTTGGATGAGGAAAGGAAAAACGAATGTTTTGTATGCGTTGTCATTCATAACATCGATGGGCCTGGATTAAGGGACTCTGAAACCCAACAAGTTCTTGCACGAGTTGCTTCTTGTTCCCATATTCGCATGGTGGCCTCTATCGATCATGTGAATGCACCTCTTT TGTGGGACAAGAAGATGGTTCACACACAGTTCAACTGGTGCTGGCATCATGTTCCTACCTTTGCACCATACAAGATTGAAGGAATGCTCATTCCCCTGATTCTTGCGCATGGAAATACCACCCAAAGTGCCAAAAGTGCTACAATAGTTTTGCAGAGTTTGACATCCAATGCCCAGAGTGTGTTCAAAGTTCTTGCAGAATATCAACTATCTCATTCTAATGAAGAAG GTATGCCCGTTGATAATCTGTATGCAAGCTGTCGAGAGCGCTTCCTAGTGAGCAGCCAGCTTACGCTTAACTCCCATTTGACAGAATTCAAAGATCATGAGTTGGTCAAGACCAAAAGGAATTCTGATGGCCAGGATTGTTTGCACATCCCTCTCACAAATGAGGCACTTGAAAAACTCATAGCGGAGCTTAGTCAGTGA
- the LOC117616833 gene encoding B3 domain-containing protein At5g42700-like isoform X1: MGKMVMAKSKLSYEESRRQRLEENKKRMEALNLPQLAQALKTTSSPKPSPMKRTKPRTVEKQMVVVRRSSRVANLPTPVYKEVVVDRVMIPRKSYSSRHRDLSNRVYASDEARAEAMERAENLESGLGSDHPIFVKTMLPSHVSGGFWLGLQVQFCKEHFPKGDEVMTLIDEDGDEYPTIYLARKTGLSGGWKGFAVAHDLVDGDALVFQLIRRTAFKVYILRVGRPEDGNKL, from the exons ATGGGGAAAATGGTGATGGCCAAGTCCAAGCTGTCCTACGAGGAGTCTCGTAGGCAGAGATTGGAGGAAAACAAGAAGAGAATGGAAGCACTGAATCTGCCTCAGCTTGCTCAGGCTCTTAAAACCACATCTTCGCCCAAACCCTCCCCT ATGAAGCGGACGAAGCCTCGTACCGTCGAGAAGCAGATGGTTGTGGTGAGGAGGTCCTCTCGTGTCGCAAACCTGCCTACCCCTGTTTACAAAGAA GTTGTTGTTGATCGAGTGATGATACCCAGAAAGTCTTACTCTAGTAGGCACAGGGATTTGTCGAACCGGGTATATGCTTCGGATGAAGCCAGAGCTGAAGCCATGGAGAGAGCTGAGAATTTAGAGTCTGGTTTGGGATCTGATCACCCGATCTTTGTAAAAACAATGCTCCCATCTCATGTTTCTGGTGGATTCTGGCTG GGTCTTCAAGTCCAGTTCTGCAAGGAGCACTTCCCAAAGGGCGATGAAGTTATGACATTGATAGATGAAGATGGCGACGAGTACCCGACTATATACTTGGCCAGGAAGACAGGACTCAGTGGTGGATGGAAGGGATTTGCAGTTGCTCATGATTTGGTTGATGGGGATGCATTGGTTTTTCAGTTGATTCGCCGTACAGCATTCAAG GTGTACATTTTAAGGGTGGGAAGGCCCGAAGATGGCAACAAGCTTTAA